The following are encoded in a window of Dysidea avara chromosome 4, odDysAvar1.4, whole genome shotgun sequence genomic DNA:
- the LOC136254154 gene encoding uncharacterized protein: protein MRCVLKICSSRTRPRICLHLTAYCTALSVIVFYQAISVENKLEIVAAEIQHRKHSINATVKIVEASPRISNAESGLQSSPWSSRNESSPAGSKSLGPSLNESVSGSESLQLNVNRTKHVLEMLREKGVVTFGGKEYENRYKLFQNFTESQIDGIIAAFGIPNLNSSIFKEQLLTCTGLTLAKAKKSVKVTDEGNVVMPKHFQKCKSMSFQKNRKTVALFSFPGSGNSWVRQLLETTTGIYTGTYKDCDNTYISNGMIGEGVYTDNVIAVKIHRPNTDDLKWLYRHSIIYVVRNPFDAILAEWNRWQSSFEDHDTAHLSTTTEFDQRNSRGYISHVCLFTG from the exons aTGCGGTGTGTTTTAAAGATATGTTCGTCTCGGACGAGGCCTCGGATCTGTTTACATCTAACAGCATACTGTACTGCGTTAAGTGTTATAGTTTTCTACCAAGCTATCAGTGTTGAGAACAAGCTAGAAATAGTCGCAGCTGAAATACAACACAGAAAACATAGTATAAATGCGACTGTGAAAATCGTCGAGGCAAGTCCAAGAATAAGCAACGCCGAAAGTGGTCTACAGTCAAGTCCGTGGTCGAGTCGTAATGAAAGTAGTCCCGCAGGGTCAAAAAGTCTAGGTCCAAGTCTCAATGAAAGTGTAAGCGGGTCTGAGAGCCTACAGTTAAATGTCAATAGAACAAAACATGTACTTGAAATGCTGCGGGAAAAAGGTGTTGTGACCTTTGGAGGTAAAGAGTATGAAAACCGCTACAaactttttcaaaatttcacTGAATCTCAAATAGATGGCATTATTGCAGCATTTGGAATACCTAACTTAAATTCCTCAATTTTTAAAGAACAACTGTTGACTTGTACAGGTCTAACATTAGCAAAGGCAAAGAAGTCAGTAAAAGTAACCGATGAAGGAAATGTGGTTATGCCTAAACATTTTCAGAAATGTAAAAGTATGAGTTTTCAGAAGAATCGTAAAACTGTAGCATTATTCAGCTTCCCTGGATCAGGTAACTCATGGGTGCGACAACTACTAGAAACCACTACTGGAATTTATACTGGTACCTACAAGGATTGTGATAATACCTATATCTCCAATGGAATGATAGGAGAAGGAGTTTATACTGATAATGTTATTGCTGTTAAAATACATCGCCCTAACACTGATGATCTGAAGTGGTTGTATAGACATAGTATCATTTACGTTGTTAGAAATCCATTTGATGCAATCCTTGCTGAATGGAATAGGTGGCAGTCATCTTTTGAAGATCATGACACAGCACATCTTTCTACAACTACTGAGTTTG atcaaaggaattccagaggatacattagTCATGTATgcctctttacagggtga